The proteins below are encoded in one region of Callospermophilus lateralis isolate mCalLat2 chromosome 9, mCalLat2.hap1, whole genome shotgun sequence:
- the Rbm43 gene encoding RNA-binding protein 43: MASVSNVKKSRAPERTIVVAGLPVGLLSDQLLTTLVESYFRDIKNEGGDIEDVIYPTRTKGVAYVIFKEKKVAENIVRQKKHHLAIQKTVHAELTVSHFSEKVFSSVKAILDLSVFRGQIILESLVIDLKKKIPTLNFSPLGPGGRISVEGPFLAIKKLKEFLLSKASSLLEENRNFMTEGRKQNRQSPQKSLQRSDNLVETLRPLVPETVRSSEILVMDTDVFLYLKRKCGFYEITLNKFNILSQERVDGDVTTICLASAQGDSGPNSAQHVKELIEEWAQALHFELRKDTFILEGKGNREKRNIERACEQLQSRYLRVLINFHKTHIDIIGSSPDTYLFKKEVMKLIGQKVS; the protein is encoded by the exons ATG GCATCAGTTTCGAATGTCAAGAAATCCAGAGCTCCTGAAAGAACCATTGTTGTTGCTGGTCTTCCTGTTGGCCTTTTGAGTGATCAGTTGCTGACTACATTAGTAGAGAGTTACTTCCGAGACATTAAAAATGAGGGTGGAGATATTGAAGATGTGATATATCCAACAAGAACCAAAGGAGTTGCATATGTAATattcaaagaaaagaaag TTGCAGAGAATATTGTCAGACAAAAGAAACACCATCTAGCAATTCAGAAGACGGTGCATGCTGAACTCACAGTCTCTCACTTTAGTGAAAAG gtctTCAGCTCTGTGAAAGCTATCCTGGATCTTTCTGTTTTTCGTGGTCAAATTATACTAGAAAGCCTGGTAATAGACCTGAAAAAGAAAATCCCAACTTTAAACTTCAGTCCCTTGGGACCTGGAGGAAGAATCTCTGTGGAAGGACCCTTTCTGGCTATCAAGAAGCTCAAAGAGTTTTTGCTATCAAAAGCAAGTTCtcttttagaagaaaacaggaattttatGACTGAAGGGAGAAAACAGAACAGACAAAGCCCCCAAAAGAGTCTACAGAGAAGTGATAACTTGGTGGAGACGCTCAGGCCCTTAGTACCTGAAACTGTTAGAAGCTCAGAAATTCTTGTGATGGACACAGATGTTTTCCTTTACCTGAAACGGAAGTGTGGGTTTTATGAAATCACACTGAACAAATTTAATATTCTAAGTCAGGAGAGggtggatggtgacgtcaccaccATTTGTCTAGCAAGTGCTCAAGGTGATTCTGGGCCAAACAGTGCACAGCACGTAAAGGAGCTCATTGAGGAATGGGCCCAGGCTCTTCACTTTGAGCTTAGGAAAGATACATTTATTTTGGAAGGAAAGGGAAATAGAGAGAAGAGAAATATTGAACGGGCATGTGAACAACTACAATCAAGATACCTTAGGGTTCTGATTAATTTTCATAAGACACACATTGACATTATAGGTTCTTCTCCTGACACTTACCTATTTAAAAAAGAGGTCATGAAATTAATAGGGCAAAAGGTTAGTTAA